A region from the Rosa rugosa chromosome 6, drRosRugo1.1, whole genome shotgun sequence genome encodes:
- the LOC133714548 gene encoding UDP-glycosyltransferase 88A1-like, producing the protein MDAIQAIVLYPSPPIGHLVSMVELGKLILTHHPSLSIHIILATPPYRADDTAPYIASVSATTSSIIFHRLPTVSLPPSITSGTRNHETLTFEVLRLNNPHVHQALLSISNSFTVQAFIMDFFCGLGLSVATDLNIPGYFYLTSGAGFLASFLYLPTIHKNTDKSLKDLDTLICIPGVPPVHSLDMPKPFLERNDKAYECFLDNSTHSTRSAGIIINTFESLEPRTIRALSDGLCLPDDITMPPIYCIGPLIISQRGGGRADVPECLTWLDSQPSGSVVFLCFGSLGLFTKEQLEEIAVGLERSGQRFLWVVRNPPSHNQSVAIAGQVDPDLDYLLPDGFLDRTKDRGLVVKSWAPQVEVLNHDSVGGFVCHCGWNSILEAVCAGVPMLAWPLYAEQRLNRVVLVEEIKIALPVNESKSGFVSANEVENRVRELMNSEEGESIRKKIEVLRSEANAAVSEGGTSNVALVKLVESWNQGMV; encoded by the coding sequence ATGGATGCTATTCAGGCTATAGTTTTATACCCATCACCACCTATAGGCCACTTGGTTTCTATGGTAGAGTTAGGCAAACTCATACTTACTCACCATCCTTCACTAAGCATCCACATAATCCTTGCCACCCCACCTTACAGAGCCGATGATACCGCCCCATACATTGCCTCTGTGTCTGCCACTACATCCTCCATCATCTTTCACCGCCTCCCCActgtctctctccctccctctatCACTTCCGGCACACGCAACCATGAAACCCTAACCTTTGAAGTTCTCCGCCTCAACAACCCTCACGTCCACCAAGCCCTCCTTTCCATCTCCAACAGCTTCACTGTCCAAGCTTTTATCATGGACTTCTTCTGCGGTCTCGGACTTTCTGTTGCTACTGATCTGAACATCCCAGGTTACTTTTACTTAACATCTGGTGCAGGGTTCCTAGCCTCCTTCCTTTACCTTCCTACTATTCACAAAAACACTGACAAGAGCCTTAAAGACCTTGACACCCTTATCTGTATTCCAGGAGTACCACCAGTACATTCCTTAGATATGCCGAAACCATTTCTTGAACGCAATGACAAGGCTTATGAATGCTTCCTAGATAACTCAACCcactcgaccagatcagctgggATTATCATAAACACTTTTGAATCACTTGAACCTAGAACTATCAGAGCACTATCAGATGGACTATGCTTGCCTGATGATATTACCATGCCGCCCATCTACTGCATAGGACCGTTAATCATTTCTCAAAGAGGTGGAGGCCGGGCTGATGTGCCTGAGTGTTTGACGTGGCTGGATTCACAGCCAAGTGGAAGTGTGGTCTTCCTTTGTTTTGGAAGCTTAGGATTGTTTACAAAGGAGCAGTTGGAGGAGATAGCTGTGGGGTTAGAGAGGAGTGGCCAAAGGTTCTTGTGGGTTGTTCGTAATCCACCTTCTCATAATCAAAGCGTGGCTATTGCAGGCCAAGTGGATCCGGATTTGGATTATTTGCTTCCAGATGGTTTTTTGGATAGAACCAAGGATAGGGGTCTTGTGGTGAAGTCATGGGCGCCACAAGTAGAAGTTCTGAATCATGATTCAGTAGGCGGATTTGTGTGTCACTGTGGGTGGAACTCAATTTTGGAGGCGGTGTGTGCTGGGGTGCCAATGTTGGCTTGGCCACTCTATGCAGAGCAGAGATTAAATAGGGTTGTTTTGGTTGAGGAAATAAAGATTGCTCTGCCGGTGAACGAATCAAAAAGCGGGTTTGTGAGTGCAAATGAGGTTGAGAATCGAGTTAGAGAGTTGATGAACTCGGAGGAAGGAGAGTCAATCAGGAAGAAGATTGAGGTTCTGAGAAGTGAAGCAAATGCTGCGGTGAGTGAAGGCGGAACATCTAATGTCGCATTAGTTAAATTGGTTGAATCATGGAATCAAGGCATGGTCTAG
- the LOC133714910 gene encoding uncharacterized protein LOC133714910: MQFFGGTEISPSLPAATASGNNGHMMYVFNRNGVCLLYREWNRPLHTLNAQQDHKLMFGLLFSLKSLTAKMDPTAVEKGNLGVPQLPGQGCSFHSFRTNTYKLSFMESPSGIKIILITHPRTGDLRESLKYIYNLYVEYVVKNPLYTPGTPIRCELFNTTLDQYVRSIS, translated from the exons atgcaatTCTTCGGCGGAACAGAGATAAGCCCGTCGCTGCCGGCGGCGACGGCGTCGGGAAACAACGGGCACATGATGTACGTCTTCAACCGCAACGGCGTCTGCTTGCTCTACCGAGAATGGAACCGCCCTCTCCACACCCTCAACGCTCAACAAGATCACAAGCTCATGTTCGGCCTCCTCTTCTCCCTCAAGTCCTTGACCGCTAAGATGGACCCCACCGC CGTGGAGAAAGGGAACCTAGGAGTGCCTCAATTGCCCGGTCAGGGCTGTTCGTTTCATAGCTTTCGGACCAATACCTACAAGCTTAGCTTCATGGAGAGCCCTTCTGGTATAAAG ATTATATTGATTACGCATCCTAGGACTGGGGATTTGCGGGAGTCTTTGAAGTACATTTACAACTTGTATGTTGAGTATGTTGTGAAGAACCCACTCTATACTCCTGGAACTCCTATTAG GTGTGAGCTATTTAATACAACTCTTGACCAATATGTAAGGAGCATTTCTTAG
- the LOC133714909 gene encoding UDP-glycosyltransferase 88A1-like, with protein MEAIVLYPSPPIGHLVSMVELGKFILTCHPSCRIHILITTPPYRADDTAPYIASVSATTPSIIFHHLPTISLPPSSTSSPNHETLTFEVLRLNNPNVHKALLSISNNFTVQAFIMDFFCGLGLSVATDLNIPGYFFFTSGAGCLASFLTLPAIHKNTDKSLKNLNTLLTIPGVPPIPSSDMPKPVLVRNDKAYECFLENSTQLPKSAGIIVNTFESLESRAIRAISDGLCLLEDVPTPPIFCIGPLIFAHNQRGGGNDDVPECLTWLDSQPSGSVVFLCFGSLGLFTKEQLGEIAAGLERSGQRFLWVVRNPPSHNQSVAIAGQVDPDLDYLLPDGFLDRTKDRGLVVKSWAPQVAVLNHDSVGGFVSHCGWNSVLEAVCAGVPIVSWPLYAEQRFNRVILVEEIKIALPMNESLDGFVNATEVEKRVRELMDSEKGESIRKRTKALKSEANAALSEAGTSRIALTKLVESWNQG; from the coding sequence ATGGAGGCGATTGTTTTATACCCATCACCACCTATTGGCCACTTGGTTTCCATGGTAGAGTTGGGCAAATTCATACTTACTTGCCATCCTTCATGTCGTATCCACATACTCATCACCACCCCACCTTACAGAGCCGATGACACCGCCCCATATATTGCCTCTGTCTCTGCCACTACTCCCTCCATCATCTTCCACCATCTCCCAactatctctctccctccctcctccACTTCCTCTCCCAACCATGAAACCCTAACCTTTGAGGTCCTTCGGCTCAACAACCCCAACGTCCACAAAGCCCTCCTTTCCATCTCCAACAACTTTACTGTTCAAGCTTTTATCATGGACTTCTTCTGTGGTCTTGGGCTTTCTGTTGCTACTGATCTGAATATCCCAGGATATTTTTTCTTCACATCTGGTGCAGGATGCCTAGCTTCCTTTCTTACACTCCCTGCTATTCACAAAAACACTGACAAGAGCCTCAAAAACCTTAACACCCTTCTCACTATTCCAGGAGTACCACCAATACCTTCCTCTGATATGCCAAAACCAGTTTTGGTACGTAATGACAAGGCCTATGAGTGCTTCCTAGAAAACTCAacacaattacccaaatcagcTGGGATTATCGTGAACACGTTTGAATCACTCGAATCTAGGGCCATCAGAGCAATATCAGATGGACTATGCTTGCTTGAAGATGTTCCCACACCACCCATCTTTTGCATAGGTCCGTTAATCTTTGCTCACAATCAAAGAGGTGGTGGTAATGATGATGTGCCTGAGTGTTTGACATGGCTGGACTCACAGCCAAGTGGCAGTGTGGTCTTCCTCTGTTTTGGAAGCTTAGGATTGTTTACAAAGGAGCAGTTGGGGGAAATAGCTGCGGGGTTAGAGAGGAGTGGCCAAAGGTTCTTGTGGGTTGTCCGTAATCCACCTTCTCATAATCAAAGCGTTGCTATTGCAGGCCAAGTGGATCCGGATTTGGATTATTTGCTTCCAGATGGTTTTTTGGATAGAACTAAGGATAGGGGTCTTGTAGTGAAGTCATGGGCACCACAAGTGGCAGTGCTGAATCATGATTCAGTAGGTGGGTTTGTGAGTCACTGTGGGTGGAACTCGGTGTTGGAGGCAGTGTGTGCTGGGGTGCCAATTGTGTCTTGGCCACTCTATGCAGAGCAGAGATTTAATAGGGTTATTTTGGTGGAGGAAATAAAGATTGCTTTGCCAATGAACGAGTCACTAGATGGTTTTGTAAATGCAACAGAGGTGGAGAAGCGAGTTAGAGAGTTGATGGACTCGGAGAAAGGAGAGTCAATCAGGAAGAGGACCAAGGCCTTGAAGAGTGAAGCAAATGCTGCTCTGAGTGAAGCCGGGACATCTCGGATTGCATTAACTAAACTTGTCGAATCATGGAATCAAGGCTGA
- the LOC133718469 gene encoding anthocyanidin 5,3-O-glucosyltransferase codes for MGGDAIVLYPYPGLGHLISMVELGKLLLTHHPSFSITILASTAPTTIAATAKLVASSNDQLTNYIKAVSANNPAINFHHLPTISSLPEHIEKLNLPFEYARLQIPNILQVLQTLKSSLKALILDMFCDALFDVAKDLNIPTFYFYTSAGRSLAVLLNIPTFHRTTNSLSDFGDVPISISGMPPIPVSAMPKLLFDRSTNFYKSFLSTSTHMAKSNGIILNTFDLLEERALKALRAGLCLPNQPTPPIFTVGPLISGKSGDNDEHESLKWLNNQPKDSVVFLCFGSMGVFSIKQLEAMALGLEKSGQRFLWVVRNPPIEELPVEEPSLEEILPKGFVERTNDRGLVVRKWAPQVEVLSHDSVGGFVTHCGWNSVLEAVCNGVPMVAWPLYAEQKLGRVFLVEEMKVAVGVKESETGFVSADELEKRVRELMDSESGDEIRGRVSEFRNGGVKAKEEGGSSVASLAKLAQLWKQK; via the coding sequence ATGGGTGGTGATGCTATAGTTTTGTATCCATATCCAGGACTAGGCCACCTAATTTCCATGGTAGAGCTTGGCAAGCTCTTACTCACTCACCACCCTTCTTTCTCCATCACAATCCTCGCCTCAACCGCGCCAACCACCATTGCAGCCACCGCCAAACTGGTCGCCAGCTCCAATGATCAGTTGACAAACTACATCAAAGCCGTCTCTGCCAACAACCCTGCCATCAACTTCCACCATCTCCCAACCATTTCTTCTCTTCCAGAACACATTGAGAAGCTCAACCTCCCTTTCGAATATGCACGTCTCCAAATCCCCAACATCCTCCAAGTCCTCCAAACCCTTAAGTCAAGCCTCAAAGCCCTTATCCTCGACATGTTTTGCGACGCATTGTTCGACGTCGCGAAAGACCTCAACATCCCTACATTCTACTTCTACACCTCCGCAGGAAGGAGTCTTGCTGTCTTACTCAACATCCCCACCTTCCATCGCACAACCAACAGTCTGTCTGATTTTGGCGACGTCCCGATTTCCATTTCGGGCATGCCGCCGATTCCTGTTTCGGCAATGCCCAAGCTGTTGTTTGACCGCTCTACTAATTTCTACAAGAGCTTCCTGTCGACTTCAACTCACATGGCAAAGTCAAATGGAATCATTCTCAACACGTTTGATCTGCTGGAAGAGAGGGCCCTCAAAGCGTTGAGGGCTGGACTGTGCTTGCCTAACCAACCCACACCTCCGATCTTCACCGTCGGACCGTTGATCTCAGGGAAGAGTGGAGATAATGATGAGCATGAGAGCTTGAAGTGGCTAAACAACCAGCCCAAAGACAGCGTTGTGTTTCTATGTTTCGGAAGCATGGGAGTGTTTTCTATCAAACAGTTGGAGGCCATGGCTTTAGGTTTAGAGAAAAGTGGCCAGAGGTTTTTGTGGGTGGTACGTAATCCACCTATAGAAGAGTTACCGGTAGAGGAGCCAAGTTTGGAGGAAATATTGCCAAAGGGTTTTGTGGAAAGAACAAACGATAGGGGACTGGTGGTGAGGAAGTGGGCGCCTCAGGTGGAGGTACTAAGTCATGACTCGGTGGGCGGGTTCGTGACTCACTGTGGGTGGAACTCGGTTTTGGAAGCAGTGTGTAATGGGGTGCCGATGGTTGCGTGGCCTTTGTACGCGGAGCAAAAGCTGGGCAGGGTGTTTCTGGTGGAGGAGATGAAGGTGGCTGTGGGGGTGAAAGAGTCTGAAACCGGGTTTGTGAGTGCGGATGAGTTGGAGAAGCGAGTGAGGGAGTTGATGGACTCCGAGAGTGGGGATGAAATAAGAGGGAGGGTTTCGGAGTTCAGAAATGGTGGCGtgaaggccaaggaagaaggtGGGTCTTCTGTTGCTTCCTTGGCCAAGTTGGCTCAGCTGTGGAAGCAAAAATGA